In Juglans regia cultivar Chandler chromosome 13, Walnut 2.0, whole genome shotgun sequence, the DNA window ataaataacaataccggacTCGTCTTTTTTTGTTCATATGCTGTAATTAGGCCTTTCTCACTTGTATACCACGTGTActcgggctatgcctaattttgaagatcaataaactttattaattataaaaaaaaaaacaattgacgAGTGTTCGACCCCTCAAATTCAACTATTTCTAATACCTCAGAACAATACATTTTTGTTACCACGAGATATATTGGCAGCAAAAGATCATTTAATTGGAATTAAATTTTGTAACCTATATGGCTACAAAAGCTGTGAGTAACAAACTTTAGAAGGATATAAGGAGACTAGATTAAtacctcttccatcaaaggagACTCTTTAGCCAGCtgggatgaagatgatgaattaGGCATTATGGACCCAGTCAACGAACCATTGCTTAAAGTAGAGACGAAGTAAGAAGTGGGAGTAAAGCCATTGCAGGCATCAGCTTGAATAGACATGTTTTGTTGGCTGGAAGAACTTTTCTTGATGGTTAACTTGGAATTCAACTCTTCAATACGATTTGTAAATTCATCCATTCTATCATTCAGTGAGGAGATTTGTTCTGAAAGCTGAGTAATGATGcccaaccaaaataaataaataaataaagcaaaaaaaaaaaaaaagaacagattGAACCAAAAAATTCAAATGCTAATATCCTTTCAAAACTACAATATCAGAACCATTCtgaataacttaaaatatacaTGCATGAGTCTACCTGGTTTGCCAGTGTTGCTGGGGACTCCGTGTTTCTCTCATCAAACCTTCTACTGTTGGCAGTGTATCCAGTAAGCTTGGCCAGATTCATGTCCCTCTGGGTTGAATATGAATGTGACATACCACTGTTCAATTTCACATCATCCATCAAAGGTAGCCATAACAGAAactttgatgaaaaataaagaacagaAAAAACCATATTAAGAAAATGACAATTGACGGGATTTATGGAGTATGTGAGAGATGTTatgattaaagtggataaggggTTGGACTTGGTCCCAAGTTTGGGTGGTCGGTCGAAAATGGATGAGGGGGGCGGGGGGTAGATCCTACGGGTTTGAAGGCCTCAAGTGCGCCGGCATGGATAGGGTCGTCGGACGCCGGTATCACTCAAGACATCAGCAGCTTGCCGTCTAACACTACCCTCAGTCACCAGTTGCAAATGGAGTTGGTACCTTTTTCCAAGATTCACTTTCAATTGAAGATGTGGAGGGGTCCTTCCAGGGTTTTGAGTACTTTGGAATAAGCATACGAGCCTCTttcagaagatgaaaatgaggtAACAGACGGTAGTGCTTCCCCTACCTGTTCTATGCCTCCTGAGGGAGCAGTAGGGTCTGACAAAGTGGCACATAAAGGATCGTTGGAGGGTGGGGCACCTACAAGCAATGTCCTTGTCAATGGAATGAAGACACCTATGCCGGAGGTAAGGGAACCTTTAATGGTGACAACAACATTGGACAGCAACAATATAGCTATTAAGGAGGTTCGAGATTTGTACGCAGGATATGGAGGGGAAGAAATTATGAGTTTttcgttggtgccttgtgaggaGGAATGTCTAGGGTTGGGAGTGCAGTTGTGTGTCTGGGGATAATGTTGTTCCCCTAATTTCTCTCCATCTGATAAACAATATAAAGGGTTCACCATCGGATTGGGTTCTGCATCaggttaacgagattcagcataTTGTGGGACTTTCATagggaggatgtgaagaccaatttaaagcactACTCACTACGATTGAGGTAGGTCactcgcttgaaaccaaatcaagttttaagaaaagcagggagttaaagcgtctttctTGGACAATTAACTACGACACTAAGAgaggtagctcaagtcgagggaagacTAAAGGGAGGGCTTTATGAAGACGTCCTCGTAGAGGGAGTTTCGGGAGGAGTATTAGTCTTaagggaaacaaggggttggggatGGGGAGGTGTGTTCTATTCCAATTTGGACTAGGTGTATTTCGGacagatttctaattttcacgggctttttgggtcattaggagcTCTCTAGTATAAGCtaagtgttttcttgtatacgtccagtgtacttggttactcctattgatatatatagtatttttacttacaaaaaaaaaatgacaatggCTGACTTGAAATCTAGAGGGGGGATGTGTTTAGTGAATAAAATGGGTGCACATGGTCTCACATACTTCTTGTGTTGAAAAATTTGGTTTCTTTTaagtaatataaattattatcatttttcttttaaaaggaaaaataataatttttattacttaaaagaaatcaaattatTCAAAACAAGAAGCAAAAGCACAAAAAAAGTATCAAAAAGCACAAAGGCGCACTCCaaccaagtacacaagatgtatacaagagagaggCCTATCTAGAAAGAGaattagataaaagaaaatcatgtaaattgAGCCCATTAAACTTTATCGAAGCCGTCCAAAGGAGGAAATTATAGTAAAAAGAAGGTCTTGGGCTCCTCCATTGTCCATTCTTGGTCCTAAAAAACCCTCCATACGAGGGAAGTAATAACCATTTTCACACTGCTGCAATTTGTAAGCTGCCACCTAGCCCTCTTCAAGAGACACAAAGGTCCACTATTATGCTGAGCATGACCCAGGCCAAATGAACCCAACTAAATAAGTCACTCCATAAAGCAGTAGCCATCTCACATTGGAGTAAAAAGTGATCCACAAACTCCCCACTCTTACCCATGCAGCACCACTCAATCCAACAACCAGATTTTTGATAAACCTTTTAAAAAGACTTTATGGCATAAAGATATCATAACTCAGAtaggtttttttctttaaaaaaattattataaatagatatcACTACTCAGCtagatttttttacaagtaataaagattttattaaaaacctcCCAAGTGATTCTTTTTTGGGTTCTCaagataacaacaacaacagcaatACTAATAGAAACAGATATATTATTGCATAGAAAATATAGCAACAGTTTGGCAGCAATGTTATGCTTTTAGAACATAGAAGATACATTACTGTAGCACAATGGAAAATAATCTGTATTGCCAGAAAAGTTTCCGATACCACTTTGCATTCTGAAACCACAATAGCAGAAGATTAAAGGAGACAAGGGGCAATATGTTCTTGGTGACACAGCAGTGTATGATTTCATAGAGTAACGAAGGTATGAAAATTTCATGCAAAGACATTGGCTTCCTCGTCAATTTCAAATCCACACAATCATGGCTTTTGCCATGCCAAAATTTGAGTGATGTTCAAATTACAAACTCAAATAACAGATATCAATGATAACATGTACACATTAATGCAGTTCATATATTGGTAGATCTGACATATTGACCTACCATGTTAGGTTGTCTATATACACTTTTCAGAATGCAAtgtcatcatttatatattgaattcataccaagaataaaaatagagagaatCAGAAAACTGCACCTCTTAAGATGCTTATTTCTCAAGGCCACTCTATCTGCAGAAGCTCTAGAAAGAGCTTCTTTGGGGCTTGAAACCAGATCCTCATCTAGGCTCAGCTTTGTCTTCAAATCTTCTGGGAGGGCCTGTAGCATGATCAGATGACAAAGACCAATACAAGGAAAGTCAAAGCAAGATTTGGGAGTTACCATACCATGACCTCATTTACAAGCTTTTCCAGTTGAATTTGTTCAATATAGGTCCTAGGAATGTATGAACCTTCCATTCCCAGCTGCTCAGCAACATATTTTACAACTAAGCGATCCTTTCCTTGCACCTTTTCATCAAAAAGCAAGAAATTGAGTTTAGCATGGCTCACATACTGGGGTACAACGAGAGTTCAAAAGTATTAAAGTCTTAAAGATGCAAGAGTTGACTTTGAACACCACAATTAGAAAGTAAAACATCAAGTTTCTTAAACGTATACTTTACACAATAAGAACGACTCAATGTGAGCCGGGGCCAGGTCCAGCCTATACATTTCCTATTAGGGTTGGGCCTGGGCCCACATTACAAGATGCTCAGGCCAGGCCTTGGCATTCACTATAAAAATTCTTGAAGGACTGGACCAAACTGGTCCAGCCCAGCCAATGGATAacccaataaaagaaaaatgaagaatatgCCTATCGATAGGTTTTCTAGAACCCTAGTCTATGACACATTAAGAATCCTATCTATGTATTCAGTAAAATTAAATGGCACAGAAATATATGGCAGTACCTGAACATAATGACGATTCAGTTGCTCCAGCCAATCGATTTTTACACAGACTCTATCATCAGAGAATACATGGCTGCTCCTCTTAAGAATTGCTGCTATCGTGTACCCCAAGGCCATTAGTCCACCAAGAAGACGCACACTAACCCCAAAAGTTATTCTTGGTGAAATAACAAATGGATTATCTGTCACCCATTCCTgcaaaacagaagaaaaaatgcATCAAATTAGGTGGTAATATATCAGTAGAACCAAATGTTTTGCAAGTATGGAGAGCCATAGAACGTCAGATGTCAAGCATACAGGAAATTTATGAAGTAGGGGGTTATTCAAACCAGATGTCAAGCATACAAAAAAACCTCTCTCCCTCAATCATTTAGACAAATCTTCCAAACTTAATCCACCCAAAAGTTCAAGAATTAGGGGTGGTAAATCAAGAGCTTGGTGAGAGGGAACGGGTGTGGAATGATTACATGGGTAAGTTGAAGAACAAAAAAGGATAATTTGTTTGGCACGTCTCAGTCCTGATTCTAATGGTAGCAAGGAAAGGGAATGGAAGGGAAAATAATTtagtataaaagagaaaaggatTGTAACAATTGTATATtatcaaatccatcaaacataACAGAAAGCAAGGGACTGGAAAATAAGGATGTACATGACTGTTAACGGGAATCTATTCTTGTAGTAAGAGCATTGACATAACATggaaaaaaattgtcatttttcttcCATAGATTCAGCTTTGCTGCCCTATTCATGCACTTGTGTGAACCTACCTGCTTTTgttttgggataattatttcGGTCAAAAATACAGTCCAGGCATATAATGCAAGCCAATTTTAAACATATGGAGAGAATTGAGCCTTAGATGGCTACCAAGCAACTTATTTGACaagaatttaaattcaatctggCAATGAACCTATGGAAGTCCTCCCTTCAAGAATAAGGTATGGAATGAAGTCAAGGATTCAAAACCCACTGGGTGCATGTGAATACTactagtattttaaaaaaattctggtGATAAACCCCGCACATCCATCCTATtaatatgataagaaataatttaaaaccatATTTTCGGTTTATATAGCTAGATTGTGCTCAGTGTTAGGGCTTTCTAGGACTTGCTTCATAAATTTTGTTTCACTAAATTCAACATAACCACCTATATTTGAACTTTCGGAAAATATGCATCTCTCCACGGCCTAGTAAAACATCAtgtctaagaaaataaaatacagaGCCAGACAACCAGTCTAGTACTTCTCAAAATATGCAGatcattaaaaatttcaagacatgattattttttggataagcCCAAATGCACAAttattaaaacaagaaaactcaGACTTTAAGTGGAAAACCTCAAACATAAGACTATATTTTCCATCTTTGTTCCGCATCCTTAGATATGATTGGCAAGCCTCTGGATCTTCACCAGGTGGAAGAAGGTATATATCATAAGTCTGCTCTGTTGTTTCTGTATGATGTTCGGTGAAAATGGCCTTGACTTGATCCACCATCACCTTCCTTGCTGACTACACATTATAAGGTAGCACTCATTTATTGATGTAGAAAATCCATTTCATCCACCCCCATATTATTTTCTACTATTCTATTTGGagaattccaaaatattgtGTACCTTGAAAAGCCAATAAATACATTTAAGAATTTCCGATAccctttaatttatttgaaaaagacAATAATCCTCTTTCTAACATGATTTGAGTATAGTTTAAggttagtaatttaaaaaactaataactTTTTGTTTCAAAGCAATTTAATATATGATCTCCCCCGCTTGGAAAATCAGATTTTCTGAGGTGGATAAACAAAATGGGATGGAGGGAGTAACTTAAGAGACTTTTGGTATGTAAAGGTAAGTAAAATGTGTAACATAGAGAATAACCTTCAATATATAAGTAGGACTCTGAAATCCATTAAATGGATTGAATTTGTTGATGATCTTTATATGTGCTGTTTGGAGATCTGGCTCAATGAAGGCCTTGTACATTGGATATACCTGTAAAGAAGAATATAGTTGAGAAGATCAAAGAAAACAAGTTCTTTTCAGATGCTTAAATATAAGGATTAAAAAGGGAAGGAACAAACAAACCGTTTCAGATATTTGCTGAATTATTTCTTCTGGTTCTTGGCCAGCACGCTGTATATCCCGCAGAACCCTTTTGACAAGGTCAAAGTGAACTCCACCGGTTACAGACACACGGAGGTCCAGCAGAGGTCTTAACCTTTCACTCAAAGCATAGATGCCCTCAATGATCACAATACGGGAGCTTGGGACTTCAAGTTTCCTGTCACCAGtacatgaaatttaaaagacaaGGTGGATATAGAAGAGCTGTAGATAACTAGGTATTATAacagatgaaaaaataaaaataactgcaGGATAATCAAGAAAATTGACCATATGCATTAGTATAAcgagaaaatacaagaaaagggCCAGTACACTGCTTTAGATTTCAAGATATTGATAGTATTCTTActaaaaaaagtcaaatttcttttccttcaatttcttgGACATGGAGGGAGTTTTGTATCCATATATAGATCTCTTCAATTATGGAAGAGCTCTCACAAGCAGCTTGATCCCTTGAGTTGAGTGAGAACATAGTGGTTCCCATAAcaatatgcaaaaatgaaaGAGCACAATATCCACTACCATTTGTGTCCAATAGCGGAAAAACTCGGGATATCATTATCCATATCATTAGCAAtgaggaaaacaaaataaaataaaataatccatTGTTTGCTTAGATTAATTGGGACTTTCAAAACTCACATCTAAGATCTCTGTATATTGTTACTTGAACTTTCATGGTATAGCATAATATCAAACAGCTTCCCTCAAAGATGACATCCATGCATATGCCGAAGTTATGAAAAAGTATTAGATGGAGAGAAAATACCTGTATCCTGTACGGGAGCTAAACTTGAAATCGTAAATTGGAATCTGGACCTCCTTCCCTGCCTTTAAATCATGGACATTCTGGAGCAAAGTGTCATAGTCTGTCAAGCGTGGATCTGTTTCAGAAAGATAACGGAGCCAATAGAATTATGCctgtccattttttttatcagtaaacaaaattttattgattataagGATAGGCAATAACTCGAGTACActggacatatacaagagcatcacCTATGTTTGCTGTCATATTTCCCAGCTTAATTGTTAGCTTACTTTGATTAAAGGCtcagaattattattaaattccaAAACGAACTATTTGAGGGCATTTGGAAAGATTTCCAAGTCATCTTTACAATGATATGCAAGCATGCTCACTTCTTCCTAGTATGTAAAAAATTCCCTTGCAAACATGGGAACTAGGAGTTTGGCAGTGTAACTATCATAAGTTTAAGACCCTATTGACACCTTAAGATCCCAGGCAATAATCTGAGGATAAATAACTTCCCGACCCATCAAGATTTCAGATAATCTTATTTACCAGGAAAATTACAATAGAATGGTGAAAATGTTAGCAACTTTCAAGACCAAAgcgaaaaataaataaataaataaagtgaattTACATTTTGTGACTTCGAACAAAATTTTACTAGTGCCAAGCCTTaggctaaaaataaaaacacagaCCAACTCATCAATTCATTATACAGATGTCAAGTAACCCATATCAAGAAGCAatcatgagagaaaaaaattgcagAAGACAGTAGAAATGCCATCCCTTGCACCAAATCAAACCTTTGAAAGGGTCGCTCTTCTACTTAAATGAGTAAGCTACATAACATGTCAAATCCTAGGCGATGAATCTTATAGAAAAAGTATAAAAGTTGGTGGAATAGCACAAGGGATAAAAACCTAATCAAAATTAAGTACAAAAATTCTGTATGTTATTGGCTATAAAAGGCAACAAAATGATACAAACAAGCAGGGGCGGATGTAGCCAAGTGGATTAAGGCAGTTGATTGTGAATCCATCACACGTGGGTTTAATACCCATCATGCGGGTGCAGGTAAGTGGGCAGGCgggtgtgtgcatgtgtgtgtaaaAGCTTTTTCTTACATGGTTCTAAATGAGATCAGAAGACATTTTGTAGATCTTATCCATGACGAAACACCATGGCAAGAGCATTTCCAAAATTGCACTTACTTCCAAAGAAAAGTCAACCCGTAGATATATTAAGCTTCATAAAAGGGCAAAAAAAGAGTAAGGTGATGAATTTACCATCAAAGTTGCCATCAACGATTCGACTAGAATCATTGTAGTTGTCCATCGAAATAACAGCAACATTGGGCATAAAGTTGAGTATCTTTTCTGTGAACACAGTCTTTCCAGCCCCAGAAGGACCTGCCACGCCTACCAATATTATTCCCTCATTCTTTTGGGCTAGCAATTGGCATGCCCTGATTACTATAAAAAAACCCTTCTcaaatgacaaagggtcttgaATTGAAGCAATCTCATATCGATCACAATTCTTTCTTTTAACCAATTGGACTTGATCTTTTAACAGAACTGGCTGTCTCTGACGTAAATCACCACAAGAAGTATCTTGAACCATTGCAAATATGCCAGCTCCCTCTGCTTATAAGAAACAGAAAATGCATCAATATAgacaaatttaaaacatataatatgAAAACTAAGAACTAAAGTCACTGTGAAAGGCTAAGAGGtatcaattttatttcaaaaaactgTACGCTATGTCACAATTTAGGTGCATAATAGAAGCAACATCTCCAAGGACTCAACAATAAAATTGGGAACTTTCTTGCACAAACATTTACAAccaatgaagaaaagaaaactctgGGAACTTTCTTTCCGATTTATGTAGAGCTCCTCTGTCCTAGTTGATTTGAAagatcaaaattattttcattgcaATTAAAGTAGGTAAATCAAAACAGaattgatattataaaaatccTTAATAAACTCCACAAAAGTGAAAGAAATggaattaaattttaatgtattGACCAAAGTCTTCGACAAAATTGAATGCCATGAACGGCAATACTTCTTTGTCTTTTTTACCCTTTCATCAAAACAGCAAAATTATTTAACGTTCAAGAGAGATTGAAACACCCCTGccataaattaatgaaaacattcAAGCcacagaaacaaaaattaacTCCATGTAACACGCTCAATAATCTAGTCATTTACTTTCTAGCCTTGGTCGAGTAAAGTCAGAAAAGATTTTGCAATTTCCTTGAACCTACAAAAACCATGTAGTTagatttaaaactgaaaaaaatagtctttttaGGAAAAGAACTTGACTTGGTTTGTGAATGTTTTATGAGGGTTCCAAAGTGGATTATGCATCTAGGAAAAACTTGATGCACATAATCAGCTCGATGCCTGAAGCCCCTCAGCAATCAGTGGCAAACAAAAAAAGTTGCTCATTCTTCAAATGAAGTGTGAATGCACCGGGCCCAGCTGATGCAAACTCATCAATTCAAGTCGTTCAATAAGCTAGAAACAACACTGTGGCCATCATTAAAACCATTGGATTGCTGATCATCTTAAAAAGCAATGACAAGATCGATTTCCAATGATCATATCCTACAAATCTATCTATAAAATAAGGTCACGAAACATCACATTTTCGGATAATTCCAGTATTATATCTAAGAAATTGCCATAAAAACAGTGACCTCTAGTTAATAATATCACGATATATGTCTCATAACTTTGCCCAGGACGTGCCTCCGAGAATTgcatcaaacacaaacacagCCTACCAAACTTAGCAAACTACGATGTAAAGATCGCAACAAACACatgttaaactcatcttaaaccAACACCAcaaaaattggattaaaaaaaacatcctCTACTATAAGAAAGCATAAAGTAAGGATCACCGGGTCGAGAGTATCATCACGATAATAACAAGCCCAGGAAAGAAGACCGACAGAAACGCATACACACGAAAAAAGCCATAAAACAATATTAACTCTCTTCTACTACCCCATTTGGATCTAACTCCACGTGCTCCCAAGTAAACGGCTTAAACGAAACACAAAGTAAAACGAGAAAAACAACAATTACGCATtgataataattgaaaaaaaaatatataaaaataaaacccagaACATAAAATGCATCAGAACCAAACCAATGTGCAATCTTGGTGATGACGGAAGCACGAACGAGTCGCAGAGCGAGTTGTTTCTTTCACTAGCAACGAGTCACGATCAGTtcaacaagaaaaggaaaacaaaacccAAGAAACCTGGCCAGCCTACAAAGTCGGTTTCTCCTATATGTTACCGTTCCTACTCGTTTTCTTTCCGGGTCCAGAAACGAATGCGATTTGGATTTTTGTGGGAAGTGGGAATTCTAGAGAATCTGCTTCACACTCCCGGGAGAAAAAGAATGATAGAGAAAGGACCGGGGGCACCGAGACGGAGAGAGAAGAATATTTAATGGCGAcattttcccctttttctttaACGTTCTCTtcacatctatatatatatatatagtcacaaCTCTAATGCCGAAAGCACATACATTATTGAAAGAAAGGCGTCTAGATTGGGGCGGTTCATGTCTAATCAATCCAAGTCTTATTATCGGAGTTATTATCGTCGAACAGATTATATAACATGAGTAGTGTTATATACATACAGACATAtaaatatcttataattatttttaaaaataaaatttattattaaaaaattaatttttttcatataaatctcttatttttatttttaaataaaattattcaacaCTTACACACTacatgattacaaatatcatttctcatacaTTATTCATAGAATtatcagtatttttttaattaatttaacagtaattaaaaaaaaaccgcaATCTCTTATATGCCAatatcattttgtatttttttttcttttgttttaaacttcgtttattttcataattattcacgtatcatattataattatttaaaatttttatgcaaaataaattttttcctgtaatttattataaaataaaattataaaaaaacaaaaaaaaacacttgCGTTGCAAGTGCCTAGAATTAGAAAAGGTTCAAAATGTGACATATTCAGCATGAACAATGAATGACACGTGGTGCCTTCGCTGATCATTATTAATCGAAAAAAGGAAATTACtaaatgacaaaaaaatcaTTGGAGGCAAACAATGTCTTCATTTCCAAAAACATTTGGTGGGATTTGATCCGGTCATCAATTTGCGTGTTCTAGGGTCTACTACTAAGTATTAATGCTAGGGTAGAAATTTAAAGCATGTACATTTcgcatattttctttgaaataactggaatttattaaaaaaaaattaatttttgaacatgttttttaatatttctttttttttttaaaaaaaaaaaatagagtatacatattttaagaaattttagtAGCTTTCGTGGGTCAATTTCACATCCTTTATCATGGACAAATTCCTCTCCCAAAGTCTCTTTAGTCGTCTTATTGACAGATTCTAAATGCCAAATAGACCATGGCATTCGGTCGTTGAAGACTATCTGTAATTGTGAGTAATCCATACGCatgacataaaaaaattagtcaaagaaaaaatataaaaataatctgtATGTGGGCATAAATGatgcttttgattttttatgcaATCCAGCTAAGGGATCAGCAGGTAATAGAGCGTTCCACACTCATTCTTCAGATCCTCGAGTTTTGGGGGGGTGGGGAATGGCTAAAATACaccaaaatgatttttaggcCTAATTTATTAAGAGATCATCGCTGGAAGACAAataaagggagaaaaaaaaaaaaaaaagactgggAAGGGATAAGAGAATGCAATGGATAATGTGTCAAGAGAGAAAATTGGTGATTTGACGTAAAGTAAAAGAAAGTGACATAAAACAAAAGAGGTAGGAAATAAAAGGGACATGATGCTTACGATTTCAAAGACTTTTCTTTTGGATGCTTGGAGGGATTCTTGGCTAGGCTTCTTGGGGGCTTCTTCTTTGGTTGCTTCTCCAACCTCTAGACAGAGAGCTCTAGAGAGAACACCTTCTCCTGCAAGTAAATCTCCAGCTCTCATTGTACAGTAAGAAATGAGAggctatgagagattgtaaacaaacatattatagtggaatctcaCATCTCCAAACCCCTGTGGACGTAGGCCAAGTgccgaactacgtaaatctgtgtgtccatctctccttattttctctccgtttaaatattgttcaccGCTATGGATGTACACACGGACATCGTACAACCGCACTAGATTATCGTCGGGGGCTCCACAACTCACCGTCCGAGGCCTAACCCACCTCAGCACGTCCGGGAATGAATCTTTCTCCCCCTTCCGGGTTGCGCCGTTTGTAGGCGTTAACAGTGGCGTCGTGTATGGGATTGAGATTGTTTTGCATCTGAAGCGGAAGAAGGACAATGTCTCCGCGCGCTAAATAATCTCTAAATGAGCAATTGAAAGTTTTTCAAATAAGTATCTTCAACctttccacttttatttttacgAAAAACATTACTGCAGAAAAGGGGTGAGTGAACATTTCCTCGCCCAAGCGATTAAAAGTGCACTGGACTTTTTATACATCCAGTGTGTAGGGTTGGGGTCCCAAACTCCCCGGCCACTTAAGCTTAAATAGCGCCCACCACTCCCTATGCTTTTAAGTACATAGTCTATTTAAGTGAGCATTATAAATATTGTTCATGAATATACACTAGGCGCATACACTTGCATCGTGGGCAAACACTATGCACTATAGTGCCTGCATGGGCATCACGTCCTGACTCATGGCATACGCAGTGCCATGCACAGTGTAGGTACGCCTGATAGCACAATGAAAAACTCGCGTCTGCCAGCCATGAGCTAGATGAACCTACTGGCGGCCACTACGTGAGCCTTCGGTGGTCTTTGTCGCCGACTGGATGCCCCCCCCCTCGCGCCAAGGA includes these proteins:
- the LOC108981648 gene encoding inorganic pyrophosphatase TTM2-like — translated: MVQDTSCGDLRQRQPVLLKDQVQLVKRKNCDRYEIASIQDPLSFEKGFFIVIRACQLLAQKNEGIILVGVAGPSGAGKTVFTEKILNFMPNVAVISMDNYNDSSRIVDGNFDDPRLTDYDTLLQNVHDLKAGKEVQIPIYDFKFSSRTGYRKLEVPSSRIVIIEGIYALSERLRPLLDLRVSVTGGVHFDLVKRVLRDIQRAGQEPEEIIQQISETVYPMYKAFIEPDLQTAHIKIINKFNPFNGFQSPTYILKSARKVMVDQVKAIFTEHHTETTEQTYDIYLLPPGEDPEACQSYLRMRNKDGKYSLMFEEWVTDNPFVISPRITFGVSVRLLGGLMALGYTIAAILKRSSHVFSDDRVCVKIDWLEQLNRHYVQVQGKDRLVVKYVAEQLGMEGSYIPRTYIEQIQLEKLVNEVMALPEDLKTKLSLDEDLVSSPKEALSRASADRVALRNKHLKSGMSHSYSTQRDMNLAKLTGYTANSRRFDERNTESPATLANQLSEQISSLNDRMDEFTNRIEELNSKLTIKKSSSSQQNMSIQADACNGFTPTSYFVSTLSNGSLTGSIMPNSSSSSQLAKESPLMEEISGIARGQRQIMHQLDNLNNIFRESLRERSRQVKTNRKSIVADVEPIAVPIMLSLAIGGLGVFLIKGFITRN